One window from the genome of Bacillus rossius redtenbacheri isolate Brsri chromosome 12, Brsri_v3, whole genome shotgun sequence encodes:
- the LOC134537369 gene encoding uncharacterized protein LOC134537369, which translates to MAVIAPLVLVLALAAAVLGECHNPPAVDNLDSSEILGTWKAIAWPKKYNGKYKCGNQTLERSGDVINYVIHQYNVTAGAWETSHGHISETGHSGRYHGERVGLDNNVNWDVVGISPGKWLVYHQCRVDIGSEIAIALYKDGVTLTPEEKAAAIAALPGPADLYSECPE; encoded by the exons ATGGCCGTCATCGCTCCTCTCGTGCTGGTGCTGGCGCTGGCAGCCGCAGTGCTCGGCGAGTGCCACAACCCGCCCGCCGTCGACAACCTGGACTCCAGCGAG ATCCTTGGCACGTGGAAAGCCATCGCCTGGCCCAAGAAGTACAACGGCAAGTACAAGTGCGGCAACCAGACCTTGGAgcgcagcggtgacgtcatcaacTACGTAATCCACCAGTACAACGTCAC CGCCGGCGCCTGGGAGACCAGTCACGGACACATCAGCGAGACCGGACACTCCGGGCGGTATCACGGAGAGAGAGTCGGTCTGGACAACA ATGTGAACTGGGACGTGGTCGGCATCTCCCCGGGCAAGTGGCTGGTCTACCACCAGTGCCGCGTGGACATCGGCAGCG AGATCGCCATCGCGCTGTACAAGGACGGAGTGACCTTGACCCCCGAGGAGAAGGCCGCCGCCATCGCTGCCCTGCCGGGCCCTGCTGACCTGTACTCCGAGTGCCCGGAGTAG